Proteins encoded within one genomic window of Anopheles gambiae chromosome 3, idAnoGambNW_F1_1, whole genome shotgun sequence:
- the LOC1279283 gene encoding uncharacterized protein LOC1279283 isoform X1, translating to MAQTKRLRYANNADNVAYYHVYKYNSLQRLNKSKNMHGVKRVIAFCILTAVLPASLIILPLYLRHTVFADVVYPIAESDIIEIRDGISSVFCQKHTLQMNSTFNAFQLDHEPEVSKNRKHIRLKKSMSLPDDTLEYWGFYLLKGATVALKVCSRYDGSRILVVKGERNLRTCGLLEHNNNKIDNYLNKEHGQVLVTFESAAEFIEYSGEQKGLPKLPVDGNHGGEDLTEERLSPEESASLLHRLHTSKEARAQHARTTDNELDKNKRTTAYDSSGRKVHHATTKRIGRPVSVTTKNVQTPPSTTTTTTSTTTTTERPSSTTENLVKKYRNFRATEAGPSSVDDDGADDGSGIHRKRHGHNKTGHRQHPDGEQIVQPDSVDRSEQQQQRPANGQSRRSRRRRDLVYDRAINHGGTAMNHSNNTSDSVSSFENSLLSCYDGDILLAHSFPPSKSCQSVRYLEGASHTVTKHEVVSDGYYYYIFYSDNDYVQNDIHAMFDIYKPTFQYSNISDSKACINSTHCSFPITFWSNERVIVEVPTRDGIEHEEDDITFLVSTCHPRMAIYIIFPVSVLILVLTCAFL from the exons atggCGCAAACTAAACGGCTCCGGTACGCGAACAACGCGGACAACGTGGCGTACTACCATGTGTACAAATACAATTCCCTGCAGCGGTTGAACA AGTCGAAAAATATGCACGGCGTCAAGCGGGTGATTGCCTTCTGCATCCTGACCGCCGTCCTGCCGGCCTCGCTCATCATTCTACCACTCTACCTGCGCCACACGGTGTTTGCGGACGTGGTCTATCCGATCGCCGAGTCGGACATTATCGAAATCCGCGATGGCATCTCGTCCGTGTTCTGCCAGAAGCACACGCTGCAGATGAACAGCACGTTCAACGCGTTCCAGCTCGACCACGAACCGGAAGTGTCGAAGAACCGCAAGCACATACGGTTGAAAAAGTCCATGTCCCTGCCGGACGATACGCTCGAGTACTGGGGCTTCTATCTGCTGAAGGGGGCGACCGTCGCGCTGAAGGTTTGCTCCCGGTACGATGGCTCCCGCATACTGGTTGTGAAGGGTGAGCGCAATCTGCGGACGTGCGGGCTGCtcgagcacaacaacaacaagatcgACAACTACCTCAACAAGGAACACGGCCAGGTGCTGGTCACGTTCGAGTCGGCGGCCGAGTTTATCGAGTATTCGGGTGAGCAGAAGGGGCTGCCCAAGCTGCCCGTCGATGGCAATCATG GTGGAGAAGATTTAACGGAGGAGCGCTTATCGCCGGAAGAGTCTGCCTCGCTGTTGCATCGTTTGCATACCTCCAAGGAGGCACGTGCCCAGCACGCTCGCACCACGGACAACGAGCTGGACAAGAACAAGCGGACGACGGCGTACGACAGCTCGGGAAGGAAAGTGCACCATGCTACGACGAAACGGATCGGCCGGCCAGTATCAGTCACGACAAAGAATGTCCAGACGCCGCCAAGCacaacgacgaccacgaccaGCACGACCACCACGACCGAGCGACCGTCGAGCACGACGGAAAATCTCGTCAAGAAGTATCGCAACTTCCGTGCTACCGAGGCGGGACCTTCCTCggtcgatgatgatggtgctgatgATGGCAGCGGCATTCATCGGAAGCGCCACGGGCACAACAAAACCGGCCATCGGCAGCACCCGGACGGGGAACAGATTGTCCAACCGGACAGTGTGGATCGgtcggagcagcaacagcagcggccTGCAAATGGTCAAAGCCGACGGAGCAGACGAAGGCGTGATCTGGTGTACGATCGGGCGATCAATCATGGCGGCACGGCAATGAACCATTCCAACAATACGTCCGATTCGGTGTCCAGTTTTGAGAACAGCTTGCTTTCCTGCTATGACGGTGATATCCTGTTGGCGCATAGTTTCCCACCGAGCAAATCGTGCCAAAGCGTCCGGTATCTCGAGGGCGCATCGCATACCGTCACCAAGCACGAGGTGGTGTCGGATGGGTACTACTATTACATCTTCTACAGCGACAACGACTACGTGCAGAACGACATCCACGCGATGTTCGACATCTACAAGCCGACGTTCCAGTACTCGAACATCTCCGACTCGAAGGCGTGCATCAACAGCACGCACTGCTCGTTCCCGATCACCTTCTGGTCGAACGAGCGGGTGATCGTGGAGGTGCCGACGCGCGACGGTATCGAACACGAGGAGGATGATATTACGTTTCTCGTGTCCACGTGCCATCCGCGCATGGCGATCTACATCATCTTCCCCGTCAGTGTGCTGATACTTGTGCTGACGTGTGCCTTCCTGTAA
- the LOC1279283 gene encoding uncharacterized protein LOC1279283 isoform X2 encodes MHEFESKNMHGVKRVIAFCILTAVLPASLIILPLYLRHTVFADVVYPIAESDIIEIRDGISSVFCQKHTLQMNSTFNAFQLDHEPEVSKNRKHIRLKKSMSLPDDTLEYWGFYLLKGATVALKVCSRYDGSRILVVKGERNLRTCGLLEHNNNKIDNYLNKEHGQVLVTFESAAEFIEYSGEQKGLPKLPVDGNHGGEDLTEERLSPEESASLLHRLHTSKEARAQHARTTDNELDKNKRTTAYDSSGRKVHHATTKRIGRPVSVTTKNVQTPPSTTTTTTSTTTTTERPSSTTENLVKKYRNFRATEAGPSSVDDDGADDGSGIHRKRHGHNKTGHRQHPDGEQIVQPDSVDRSEQQQQRPANGQSRRSRRRRDLVYDRAINHGGTAMNHSNNTSDSVSSFENSLLSCYDGDILLAHSFPPSKSCQSVRYLEGASHTVTKHEVVSDGYYYYIFYSDNDYVQNDIHAMFDIYKPTFQYSNISDSKACINSTHCSFPITFWSNERVIVEVPTRDGIEHEEDDITFLVSTCHPRMAIYIIFPVSVLILVLTCAFL; translated from the exons ATGCATGAATTCG AGTCGAAAAATATGCACGGCGTCAAGCGGGTGATTGCCTTCTGCATCCTGACCGCCGTCCTGCCGGCCTCGCTCATCATTCTACCACTCTACCTGCGCCACACGGTGTTTGCGGACGTGGTCTATCCGATCGCCGAGTCGGACATTATCGAAATCCGCGATGGCATCTCGTCCGTGTTCTGCCAGAAGCACACGCTGCAGATGAACAGCACGTTCAACGCGTTCCAGCTCGACCACGAACCGGAAGTGTCGAAGAACCGCAAGCACATACGGTTGAAAAAGTCCATGTCCCTGCCGGACGATACGCTCGAGTACTGGGGCTTCTATCTGCTGAAGGGGGCGACCGTCGCGCTGAAGGTTTGCTCCCGGTACGATGGCTCCCGCATACTGGTTGTGAAGGGTGAGCGCAATCTGCGGACGTGCGGGCTGCtcgagcacaacaacaacaagatcgACAACTACCTCAACAAGGAACACGGCCAGGTGCTGGTCACGTTCGAGTCGGCGGCCGAGTTTATCGAGTATTCGGGTGAGCAGAAGGGGCTGCCCAAGCTGCCCGTCGATGGCAATCATG GTGGAGAAGATTTAACGGAGGAGCGCTTATCGCCGGAAGAGTCTGCCTCGCTGTTGCATCGTTTGCATACCTCCAAGGAGGCACGTGCCCAGCACGCTCGCACCACGGACAACGAGCTGGACAAGAACAAGCGGACGACGGCGTACGACAGCTCGGGAAGGAAAGTGCACCATGCTACGACGAAACGGATCGGCCGGCCAGTATCAGTCACGACAAAGAATGTCCAGACGCCGCCAAGCacaacgacgaccacgaccaGCACGACCACCACGACCGAGCGACCGTCGAGCACGACGGAAAATCTCGTCAAGAAGTATCGCAACTTCCGTGCTACCGAGGCGGGACCTTCCTCggtcgatgatgatggtgctgatgATGGCAGCGGCATTCATCGGAAGCGCCACGGGCACAACAAAACCGGCCATCGGCAGCACCCGGACGGGGAACAGATTGTCCAACCGGACAGTGTGGATCGgtcggagcagcaacagcagcggccTGCAAATGGTCAAAGCCGACGGAGCAGACGAAGGCGTGATCTGGTGTACGATCGGGCGATCAATCATGGCGGCACGGCAATGAACCATTCCAACAATACGTCCGATTCGGTGTCCAGTTTTGAGAACAGCTTGCTTTCCTGCTATGACGGTGATATCCTGTTGGCGCATAGTTTCCCACCGAGCAAATCGTGCCAAAGCGTCCGGTATCTCGAGGGCGCATCGCATACCGTCACCAAGCACGAGGTGGTGTCGGATGGGTACTACTATTACATCTTCTACAGCGACAACGACTACGTGCAGAACGACATCCACGCGATGTTCGACATCTACAAGCCGACGTTCCAGTACTCGAACATCTCCGACTCGAAGGCGTGCATCAACAGCACGCACTGCTCGTTCCCGATCACCTTCTGGTCGAACGAGCGGGTGATCGTGGAGGTGCCGACGCGCGACGGTATCGAACACGAGGAGGATGATATTACGTTTCTCGTGTCCACGTGCCATCCGCGCATGGCGATCTACATCATCTTCCCCGTCAGTGTGCTGATACTTGTGCTGACGTGTGCCTTCCTGTAA
- the LOC1279283 gene encoding uncharacterized protein LOC1279283 isoform X3 — protein sequence MHGVKRVIAFCILTAVLPASLIILPLYLRHTVFADVVYPIAESDIIEIRDGISSVFCQKHTLQMNSTFNAFQLDHEPEVSKNRKHIRLKKSMSLPDDTLEYWGFYLLKGATVALKVCSRYDGSRILVVKGERNLRTCGLLEHNNNKIDNYLNKEHGQVLVTFESAAEFIEYSGEQKGLPKLPVDGNHGGEDLTEERLSPEESASLLHRLHTSKEARAQHARTTDNELDKNKRTTAYDSSGRKVHHATTKRIGRPVSVTTKNVQTPPSTTTTTTSTTTTTERPSSTTENLVKKYRNFRATEAGPSSVDDDGADDGSGIHRKRHGHNKTGHRQHPDGEQIVQPDSVDRSEQQQQRPANGQSRRSRRRRDLVYDRAINHGGTAMNHSNNTSDSVSSFENSLLSCYDGDILLAHSFPPSKSCQSVRYLEGASHTVTKHEVVSDGYYYYIFYSDNDYVQNDIHAMFDIYKPTFQYSNISDSKACINSTHCSFPITFWSNERVIVEVPTRDGIEHEEDDITFLVSTCHPRMAIYIIFPVSVLILVLTCAFL from the exons ATGCACGGCGTCAAGCGGGTGATTGCCTTCTGCATCCTGACCGCCGTCCTGCCGGCCTCGCTCATCATTCTACCACTCTACCTGCGCCACACGGTGTTTGCGGACGTGGTCTATCCGATCGCCGAGTCGGACATTATCGAAATCCGCGATGGCATCTCGTCCGTGTTCTGCCAGAAGCACACGCTGCAGATGAACAGCACGTTCAACGCGTTCCAGCTCGACCACGAACCGGAAGTGTCGAAGAACCGCAAGCACATACGGTTGAAAAAGTCCATGTCCCTGCCGGACGATACGCTCGAGTACTGGGGCTTCTATCTGCTGAAGGGGGCGACCGTCGCGCTGAAGGTTTGCTCCCGGTACGATGGCTCCCGCATACTGGTTGTGAAGGGTGAGCGCAATCTGCGGACGTGCGGGCTGCtcgagcacaacaacaacaagatcgACAACTACCTCAACAAGGAACACGGCCAGGTGCTGGTCACGTTCGAGTCGGCGGCCGAGTTTATCGAGTATTCGGGTGAGCAGAAGGGGCTGCCCAAGCTGCCCGTCGATGGCAATCATG GTGGAGAAGATTTAACGGAGGAGCGCTTATCGCCGGAAGAGTCTGCCTCGCTGTTGCATCGTTTGCATACCTCCAAGGAGGCACGTGCCCAGCACGCTCGCACCACGGACAACGAGCTGGACAAGAACAAGCGGACGACGGCGTACGACAGCTCGGGAAGGAAAGTGCACCATGCTACGACGAAACGGATCGGCCGGCCAGTATCAGTCACGACAAAGAATGTCCAGACGCCGCCAAGCacaacgacgaccacgaccaGCACGACCACCACGACCGAGCGACCGTCGAGCACGACGGAAAATCTCGTCAAGAAGTATCGCAACTTCCGTGCTACCGAGGCGGGACCTTCCTCggtcgatgatgatggtgctgatgATGGCAGCGGCATTCATCGGAAGCGCCACGGGCACAACAAAACCGGCCATCGGCAGCACCCGGACGGGGAACAGATTGTCCAACCGGACAGTGTGGATCGgtcggagcagcaacagcagcggccTGCAAATGGTCAAAGCCGACGGAGCAGACGAAGGCGTGATCTGGTGTACGATCGGGCGATCAATCATGGCGGCACGGCAATGAACCATTCCAACAATACGTCCGATTCGGTGTCCAGTTTTGAGAACAGCTTGCTTTCCTGCTATGACGGTGATATCCTGTTGGCGCATAGTTTCCCACCGAGCAAATCGTGCCAAAGCGTCCGGTATCTCGAGGGCGCATCGCATACCGTCACCAAGCACGAGGTGGTGTCGGATGGGTACTACTATTACATCTTCTACAGCGACAACGACTACGTGCAGAACGACATCCACGCGATGTTCGACATCTACAAGCCGACGTTCCAGTACTCGAACATCTCCGACTCGAAGGCGTGCATCAACAGCACGCACTGCTCGTTCCCGATCACCTTCTGGTCGAACGAGCGGGTGATCGTGGAGGTGCCGACGCGCGACGGTATCGAACACGAGGAGGATGATATTACGTTTCTCGTGTCCACGTGCCATCCGCGCATGGCGATCTACATCATCTTCCCCGTCAGTGTGCTGATACTTGTGCTGACGTGTGCCTTCCTGTAA